Within the Eucalyptus grandis isolate ANBG69807.140 chromosome 1, ASM1654582v1, whole genome shotgun sequence genome, the region ATCTTTGAGAAAATTACTATCCCTTGTGTAAATTTAAAATCTAGCATTTTACTATAAGAAGCAAAACCTATTagactttcttattttttaaaaaattataagtatgaattaattatttactATCAATAAGAGTAGGCATGTGCAATGCTTATATAAGGAACGACAATCCATTCATTCTCCACATTAGTCACAAAGATAcacaaactagtatattttattcaaacaaaaatttgtagaaATGTCATGAGGGTAAAAATAAGACAATATGGATGAAATATCTGAGTAGATTATTCATCAGATTGCGAACGTAGATACTCACCCCACTCATCCCAGAATTCGTAATACATGCCCCATTCAGGTTTGTAGAAGCAACCGAAATGAGCCATTAACAGCCAAATAAAGGTAAGAAGCTCTCCACCTTTGCTCAGCACCTGCACATGTGCCTCTCCCTTAATATTAACTGCTGCATATAGCAACATCCCAAGCCACGCTTGGCTCATGAAATTCCACTTCATTTTCCCAAGATCTTCCATTTCGTGGGCCAAATGGACCCCTTCGTTGAGTAAGGATTCCGAATGGTAATTACCACCCAACACGGCCCTTGCTCGAAAGCCCACTGTATTGTACAATTTTTTGCACATCCCTTCCGGATCCTTGGTCACATCACTGATAATGCGGTCCCGAAGCTCGCGAAGCGTCTCTGATGATATCATTTGGGCAATACCCACCGCCGCCACAGTGGACATAACAGTAGGCTGATTAAGTAAAAGATATAACATATAATCAGACAAGATCTTGCTAAACtccctttcatcatttcttCCAATGGATATCTCTATGTTATACCAAATTTCGGTAGCAATATGCAACCTTATAATATCGATATGGAAATTAGCCTTGGTGATATGCTCTACAACTTCATCGAGATTTCTCGACAACAATTTACGCGGGAAAAACAGATTACCACTAGTCTTAACTATATGCCTCACCTTTTCTGGATTATCCAATCCCCTAGATTTTTCTTTCACCTCGTTAAAGATAATAATCCATAGCTTCTTAATAAAGTGATTCTTGGACACATACTTCGCATTCACAATCATTGATCTTTTACCACAGAATCTTTCAATTGTCTGACCAGCTTGATGGACACAAGAGATGATCTTGTCAACCATTTGAAATGGCAAACtgcaaatatttttaataatgatgATGCCCCAGAACTGATTGCATTTACATATCTTTCTTGGACTCTCCTTCAATGCCTCAGAAAATAGGTTGCAAGCAGAGATAGATTCTGACCACCTTAGAAATATTAATGGTGTATCTAAGACCTCGTAAGTAACATTGGTGTTAGGTTCTACTTCACATGTGGCGTATCGAGGCTTCCTCAGGTAATCCATGGTGGATACCAACTTGTGGAGAAATAAATCTAGTTTAGATGACCATGTGGTGTTATACTTGATTCTGGCAATAGTCCAATCGGAGAAAATGAGCATCAACAGAGCTATCCCATCAAGAATAATCCCTCCGAAAAGAAGGACATGAGTAATTTTCACATCAAGCTCGAGGAGTCCATACTTCTTCAAGCGATTGAACTGGCCCAAAGCCACTGCAACACTAGTGCAAGTTATGATGCGGAAAATGTAGCTCCACTTGTGACGTATTGTCAATGCTTTTGTGTGGAGCTTTTCATAAATGAAATCAAGTTCGACTGATATCACTCTCAACGCATCCATTGCAGAAACTTTGGCAAAATATTCACAGCTCATTTCGCGTTGTTGTTTTGTGAAGATGAGATCTACGATGAAAACCTTAAAGATTTGAAAGAATGGGTAAGCATGCTTTATCACAATGCTCTCATCAAGCTTTGCTCTTCCTTCATCAGAACATCCATGTCCATCCCCTAGAACATTGAGTTCTTCAAGCAATTGTGAGTCTTCGGCCATTCTTAGCTCCTTTTCTAAAAGCGTCGATTCCCTAACCCTTGGAAGGCTCGAGAGATAAAGTGCCAGTGTCCTCTCTACAATTTTTATAACCCCTGCAAGAAACACCAAAATCGTTGGGATCATTAGCGACTTGTCGCTAGGAAATATCCGCACAAAGACATAGATGGCAGTGTAGACTTGGAAGATGAGACTGAGCAGATGCCGTGGCCAAAGTGAACTGTCCTCGAGAGAAAAGGCAGTGATGGTGTCTGGACCGCCAAGATGTAGTAAGAGAAATGAGGCCCAAAATGCTTGAAGTCCTTCATCTACTTCTACTACATGAGCACTTGAATTGCCTTGGTTGTGAGAAATGAGCCCAACCGCAAATGCAGCTACCCAATCAGCCATCAAATAGGCCAACCACAAGAGGAAAACAATGTGGCGATCCGTTGTTTTCTTTCTAAGGGGtgcaaataaaatgagaaaaacctGAAGCAAGAGGCTCAGTACGATGAAACCTCGGATGTTCCATTTTCTCCACAAATCCAAGATAAAGTTTAATGCCATATTTTTGTGTAGTTTGAATTTTGTGTCTTCTCTCTAATATAATGTTGGTTATGACAAAACTATCCTCTCAACATCCATTACGAGAGTTTACATGCATCAAGAAAATAGTGCATTGCAAACTTTATAAGGAAGCCTTGAAGTAGAAATTGACAAGCAAAGCAAATGGTTGGGAGGTGGTTTGGGTGATGTTGGGAGAGGGTCAATGCTTGGGACTTTGAGACTTGGGAAGATGAAGAAGCACGTGCAGGGCACTAGCCTTGCTCTGCCTCCCATTCCCGCAAGGATCACAAGAATTTATATAGCTGGCCTTGTACTGTGGCTGTCCTTTTTCCTCCGTTAGAATAGATGATATTATCACTCTACCATCGTAATGAAAACAACATATTTGCCCATCATTTTTCTTAATCGAAGCTTGAGTTTTAAAACATTGACGCAAACAGACATTTAAAGTCGTGTAAAACTCCATCGtatacttaaaaaaaatcaacaggTATAATATTATGGGGACAACTTAATCTTATTTATGGTCGCAgcatattaaatattaaacaccTCAAATCCCTCCTTAAAAAAGTTTATCTTAACATTGAAAACTCGACATGAAAAGGTCTGCCTTAGATAGGTTAATTATGAGTCCACGTATGCCCTCCTAATACAACAATTACCAAAGCACAAATGTTTTAATGCCAAAGCTTCAAAAAGACCTAAAGCAAGAGGCTTCATATGATAAAGCCTTAAATGTTCTATTTAATCCAcgtatgcaaattgagtgccaTATTTTTGCTTAGTTTGAATATTGTTGCTTCACTCTAATATAATATTGGTTACAACAACATACATTGAAAAAATAGttggaatatatatatagaaacaCACGTTGAGATTATTCCTTATTTGTTTATCAGCAAATAATTTGTGCTGGGTTGATGTTTTATCTTTATATTAATTCTGTCTCAATTCTACTTATACATCTATCTGTAACCATCCAAGttttgaattatgaaatttcagTATGAGTTAAATGAAATATTTGGTGATCCAACATTTAGCAAAATACTTGATATTATTGATGAGTTTGATACCATTGAAAAAGTTATATGAGTGTGCTTTTATAGGATAAGTAGATCGACCTAGTTGAAGAACAACATAGTTATGCAAAATATCAAATGAGCATTCAAATTGAGCATTAATAAAATTATGTAATACCGAAATACAtacgagaaaatatttattggcTGCTAAGGTGGTGTGTGTTTTTTACTAAAATCCAATAACAAATTGACACATGTGCGCTGATGTGGAATAAaagtaaaactaaaaaaatctgCATCTGTCCACCCGTGGAAGCTTCCCCTCCGTCGTGCTCTCCGTCTTCCTCTGTCCTTGCTCGCGGCCGGCTCTGTCATCACTTGCAGTCGGCTTGTGGTCGGCCCCGTCGACGGCCGAGCCACTCCTCCATCATCATGATGGCTCGCAGTGGTTTTCCGTCCAGATCTAGACCGGATCGTGCCTCTAGATCTGGTCTCGTCCATGGCGACGGGAGAGGTCGAGATCTCGAAGGCCATGGACAGAGCCTAGATatcaagggggaaaaaaagaggaagccATCTTCTTGCAGTCGTCCCTTGCAGTTGGCTCGTGATCGGCCATGGCAACGGGCGAGGTTGAGATCTCGAAGGCATGGACAGAGCTCAAATATCGAGATCTATCGTCCCTTGCAGTCGGCTTGTGATCGGCCATTGATGAACGATAGAGACAACGCCTGACCGCGTTTGACCATGGATAAACGATGACGACGACGGCCATGGACAAGCGACGATTTAGGCCATGGATGGCCAGATCTCGAGAACGACGAGACGGAGAAAACAGAGGGAGCCGGCCATGCTCGCTTGGATGCAGCGGTGATCTGCTTGATCACACCGCCGGCGACTCCGCTGGTGGTGACGGCCGGCGACTCCGCTGGTTTccggaagaggaagaggagagagagctgAGGGGtgaaagtttttaaatttttttatttaaattccatgTCAGCTGACACGGATTGATGGACGTGTCAATATTTTAGTGGAATGAGTGAAAAATGTATGCCACATATGACGCTGATACGGTGGTAATAAACCGCCAAAGATTTTCTCAATAGATAGACATTTAATCAAGATACAATGTAGTCATATGTGGCTGAAGAATGAGTATTGTTTAATCACACTACTATATTTTAAAGTATTAATTCCTCGGTTTATAgaaccatataaaaaaaaaaaaaaaaacaaaattgattgCACAAGcatcaatttgaccaaaattaaaGTTCAcggatgaaattgaacatctACTGAGAATTCAAAgactaaatttttgttttgtctcttcttcttattaatctaaaaatacAATACTAGTTGATGAAATCGAGTAGTAAATGATGCAATATATCTTTATTGAATCTTTAAACATGACTCACTTGTTCAAGTAGTTAATGAAAGTTTGTTGCATCATCTCTTCTATAAATCAGTTTATcattttctcttcacttttgCAAAGTGGTGCCCATATTGATTTTAGACTGGGTCCTTTTATTATGGGGAAAATACCTAAAATCTATCTTATTGTTGACCCAATGACTAATTACACCCTCTATTTATGGAAATACAATTCACATACCTCTAAGCAAACCTAAATCATAGACATTAGATTGTCCCTCTAGCAAATTCGTTTTAATATCTTAGTTGGGGGTTGGGtggtttggtttttgttttgtttcaagTTTTTTTGGGTGAATGTGAGAATTTAGGATTTTGCGAAAagtattttaaagaaaataacatttttatatagGAACACCAAGATAATTGATGTAAATGTGTAAAGTGACCTCCAAAGATAAAACTCAAGTGTGTATTTGATAGTTTCAAAAGTAGAAGTTTATAAGTGATCATTAGGTAAGACTCGAGGCACATTTTTTTGTATCTTACCTTTTTTTCACTTGGACCCctggtctttttttctttgtttttcatgaATACCCCACAAAATGTTTTTAACTTGCATATGATTTGAgtcatttgttttcttcttttgattttttttttttttttttttttttttgctagagtTTGTGAATCTAAGTTGGGTCGACATTTGCATTAGCCTTATGCAAATAAGCTTAGTCAATATCAACCATTGAATTACGAAGGTCTCATATAGAGTCAACATAATTCAATGAATGGGATGCATTGATCTCATCATCAATTGTTTAATAACATCGTCGTTTCTCctaaagaaagataaaaagcttccaattttgaattttgtctCCGGCACTGATGGAATTGGCAGTCAAAACTTCCCACCACCAAAAGGAAATTTAGTAGAACTGTCATTGAGTGAGCAAGCCTCTATCTCGAGGAAGATACCGTGGTTGCATTTGGCCCACTCATTGTCTTCTCTATCACTGCCTgtattttcaaatctatttcatCCACGTGTGAATCTCTTTCGCATGAGCATCTACTTTGAACCCTTCTCCATATTCGACATCATTTCCCTGAAAAACTCGaaagaattactaaaaaagaCATAAACCTatctatttcaattttaaatctttcaatttgatcaatttagtcctaaatattttaataatttgctaATGCAatcattttgaccaattttagctagaaatcgCTAATATAGACGTCAATCATCTTACGTGGCACAATCAGCactaacatagacaatttttatgaattttttatatttcttttcatttcttttctttcttttttttcaccgTGGCCATCAAGAGTCATCAGGGCCTCACAATGGATAGTGACCTTTGCTAATCACTGGGCAAGGGCTGCCTAGCCCATGGCCATAATGGCCTTGTCAAGTGACTGGCAAGGGTTGCAGGCCATTGCCGAAGCCCTAATGACCCTCACTAAACAtggtggaaacaaaaaaatgaaaaaaaaatgaaaaaagttttaaaaaaaattgagaactttttttaaaaattgcataaattaacatCAATGCCGGCACCAACCATATCATGTAGAATGGCCAACGTCTACATCAATGATTTATTgctaaaattggccaaaaagactagtaaatcgttaaaatgtttaggactaaattgaccaaattcaaaaatttaggactaaattgatatacgtacagtcagtttatgattttttttttgtacttatCCCTTATGCGTTTGCTTTTCTATATGCACTTTTCTACATCACTCATACATATTTGACTCATTTATTAATCACGTCATACCTTTAAAATATGACACTTTTATAAAGGAGTCGCACAATATcataattttaagaaataaacCATTATAAAAATATGTTCAAATGAGTAATAGAGTGCTTAAGTGTATCTAACTAGATCGCATTGACCCAGGTAAAATGTTAACTCAATTAACTAATCGTGTGTTAGCCTGTCATAGACAGATTGAAAAGGTCTATTAGCAaataacacatttttttttatttgtgtatAAAAAGTTATTACATTTAAACTCAATTTGAGTAAGCTTACAATCATGTGTCGTTTTCAGGTCATGTTGATGAGGGTctaattctctaaaaaaaacccaactttaggtacaattccaaattttccatgaactttttgtctaaaaaattcaccaaaatTTTAGTCTAGTCCTAAATCTGTCCACGTGTCCAAAAATCAccactagtttcttcaaaattatgaatatcTAGCCAATTAGAGATTCATTATAAGAACTTACGTCTTCATCAATATTCTCTCCCCATATGAAACAACAACAACCTCCTAATATCGATAATATTGAAGAAACCAATGACAATTTTTGGACAAAGGGTTAACAGGAGTAGATTTGGACTAAGGTGAAAGTCGATAATTTTCTTAAGACGAAAGAAAATTCGGGTTAGAATTGAGATTGACCTAATAATgggtttttttatgaaattaggCTGGTTAATCAGTGGTGTAAAAAATTGGCCATCAGACAAAGCAATGCTACAATTCTTAGCtcgattctttttctttaacttaGACCCacttcatattctttttttctttggtccaGCCTAAGGACCTTAAACAAAGGCCGTGGTTATCGGAGCCCCCATTCCACGTAAATAAAACTGAAGGGTTAACCACGGGGGGATTTGTAACCAAATTCAGAAACACCCCCGGCCTGATCCTGGCTCTGTTGCACTagcctctttttttctttaattttgatttttttgctttttttcctttaacttAGACCcatttatattctttcttttccccttttcaccCGATGCTAACTTCTACGAGGTTACGTGGTTCAGGTTTCACGCtttttcctttagaaaaaaTTTTGACAGGAATTTGTGAGTCACGTTGGTGTCTTATAGTTGATGCACAACTCTTGGCTCTTTATTCCAAAATAAActtatcaaataattaaattaatagatTATACGATTGTACCTTAAAATCATTAACCATTTTCCTTGCAAAATTTGGAAACAAGTAGGTGTTCTGAGCTTtggaaaaagatagaaaattgTATTGGACATTCTAGTATGTTTTCCCTGATTTCGTATGTCTTACATTAATGATTCTTAAAATGTGACAGAGCCATAAGAAAATAAACATGCAAAAGTATTAAGCaatgtcattttcttccttaaATCTGCATTTGGGATCAtgtaaaatgaagaaagaaaggatgaaGTAAATTATTTGTATCTGTTGAAAGCAGAGgtttcaatattgccttttcCTTAGTTCTTCTTGTCGTGCTTTGTGTTTTTATGGAATTATTTCTAAAACCACTATTAGTAGTTAGGGTTACGTGGATGAAAATTCTGTTTAAAGTAATTgaacgggaaaaaaaaagtctatccAAAGTGAGTAGTAACGTGCAGAAATGGTTTGCGTGcaatttgtttttgcaattcAAGTGAACAACTACACgtatgaaacttgaaatattttctccttcaGACATTTATTTTATGAGATTAGTGTTCATATCAGCAGATTtcattaatattaattaatgaaatgatgACATTGAATGTTTAGTTCAGTTCAAGTGACTAGTCGAACTGATTGTTTTGCAAATCTTGAGTAATTTAATGGGATTGCAACAAGATGCAACATATACATATTGAGATGACTCTTATTTGTTTGTCAAAAGACTTTATCTATTCAAAAATCTAGGAAGGTAAAAGAATTATTAACCATCATTCCTCGAATATAATGGAGCTCAAGATAGATCTAACTCAATTGGTTGAATCACTAGCTGGTAAAATTAAATGTTTACAAATGCATCATGTGTCCCCAAAAGTGGAAGATGCCATTAGGTTATTAACTGTGAAACCCGAACATTATTAATTATGACCTTAGTTCAACCAGTGACAAAATTCcacaagaaattttaatttatccaaagaaatggaaaaaagaaaacttgccCCTTAATGTGGAGTTACTATAAGTAAGACGCTCCAAAAAGGCATCCCCACCAAAAGCAAGTGGCAACAGGTTTTCACAAATCTCAAGAATCTctctttatcattttttatatttttggattatTGTTGCTTTTAATTTGAAGTGGTTcccttcctttctcttcttttttattagacaagattaattatcataaaaataaaatttatagaaatataaaatttgtcttttaaGATTACATGAGCTCAATAAGCTTTGTCAATATAATGggcaaaatattcttcttcttctttttctcacctCTTTCCCTCTTTATATGCAGATCTATCATTTAAAAGGATTGAAAATTCCGGGTAAAGATTATTGTTTATTTACAAGTATCCAATGCAttaaatgacaaaagaaaagtattaGATGCGTGAATGATGCTTCTTGCTTTGTGCCAGGATCATATTTTATCGTCAAATCATTCCTAGAGACAACAAGTTTTCCACAAATCTTAGggatctctctttctctttctttctatctCTGGATTATTCATTGCTTTGACATGAAGTGGCTCTCttactttctcttctttttattagaCAATATTAACtattatataattaaaatttatagaaatataaaaaatttccgTCAAGATTGCATGAGCTCAATAAGCTTTGTCCATATAACAAGCAaactattcttttcttctctttcatcgcCT harbors:
- the LOC120292829 gene encoding uncharacterized protein LOC120292829, encoding MADWVAAFAVGLISHNQGNSSAHVVEVDEGLQAFWASFLLLHLGGPDTITAFSLEDSSLWPRHLLSLIFQVYTAIYVFVRIFPSDKSLMIPTILVFLAGVIKIVERTLALYLSSLPRVRESTLLEKELRMAEDSQLLEELNVLGDGHGCSDEGRAKLDESIVIKHAYPFFQIFKVFIVDLIFTKQQREMSCEYFAKVSAMDALRVISVELDFIYEKLHTKALTIRHKWSYIFRIITCTSVAVALGQFNRLKKYGLLELDVKITHVLLFGGIILDGIALLMLIFSDWTIARIKYNTTWSSKLDLFLHKLVSTMDYLRKPRYATCEVEPNTNVTYEVLDTPLIFLRWSESISACNLFSEALKESPRKICKCNQFWGIIIIKNICSLPFQMVDKIISCVHQAGQTIERFCGKRSMIVNAKYVSKNHFIKKLWIIIFNEVKEKSRGLDNPEKVRHIVKTSGNLFFPRKLLSRNLDEVVEHITKANFHIDIIRLHIATEIWYNIEISIGRNDEREFSKILSDYMLYLLLNQPTVMSTVAAVGIAQMISSETLRELRDRIISDVTKDPEGMCKKLYNTVGFRARAVLGGNYHSESLLNEGVHLAHEMEDLGKMKWNFMSQAWLGMLLYAAVNIKGEAHVQVLSKGGELLTFIWLLMAHFGCFYKPEWGMYYEFWDEWGEYLRSQSDE